From the genome of Rhinolophus ferrumequinum isolate MPI-CBG mRhiFer1 chromosome 24, mRhiFer1_v1.p, whole genome shotgun sequence:
AAACACTTACACTGCGTCTGAGCCATCGAAATGGTATCACCTGTGTATCTAACAAAGTTATCTCCCGCGTAGCTCACTCTgtaaatacaaattgaaaaaagaattgtttcagaggttgatttttttttaaggatagtTAATTCTTCTCTGACCGAGCCATAGATGATGTGTATTTTAATTCAGATTCAGTTTTACAATTAAAAGCTGCCCTCACCCCCGCCAATCTTGAAATCTGTACATTTAACTCAATACTTACTCATCTGGATTCTTTCCTGCATTGGCATAGGGATTTTCTCTCATCGCTCTCGTTTTGGGATCATAGTAAGCAGAATTTGGATCTAAATTCCTCAAATACTAGAACAGAAAGATGTTTAAGGACTGCATTAATGTTTACTTCCATCTAAAAAAGTTTCAGCAGACTAGGAGTTGACCATAATCAATTTAACGTGTGAATGCATCCTGGGACacagatgaagagaaaaaaaccagAAGGTACCTAATTTGGGAATGACTATGTTACCCACCTACTGCCCAGATACTAAACAACTAGGTGAAATTTAGGTTGGGAAGTATTTTTTGAACGTGTACGTTAAGTTGGCCAGGCTTACTTTTGCAATATCTTCTCGAATCCTGAGATTCCGAACAGTAATCCGTCTCTTAGAGTCAAAGTTCTGTCCAGGCATGTCAATATCATCTGCATACTTATCTTCATCCTCATCTTCACTATTGTGATCTTTTTCCtgaaagaggaagaggggaaaaatgagcaagaaaaaaagaacagcatctagtttttcttttcctttcattccccTTTAATCATACCCTCATTCACTTGTATTATttaaagctattattattatttattaatataattagtaataataataatatattattatcatattaGCCATCAGAAGTTGAAAATTTCAATGTATACCCAGATAAGGCAAATATTTATTACCATCTGAGAATTTGGTTCCTCTTCTCCCCACTGGTGTTTTGGAGAATTCTGCATcatgacagaaggaaaaaaaaaaattgtcattttattctaCTACATCTACTGAttatttaacactttaaaaacataGTTAAGATAATATACCAAATCTAATTGAACAAATTCTCGTATTTCTCACTTATAATGAGCATATAAGTTCTGAATACAAGTATGTCATTgttaaatagttaattttattagATGCCAGAAAATTTCTAGAGAATTTTTAGATATAGGATCATAATCACATAAAGGTAATAGAAAGATTAAATGACCAATGTACCcaataaatattcaatttcaTATATGTTCATTTTAGGCATACCATTTTCATTAACCCTCACTAGTTTTCTCAAGTCCAAagatataccagaaaaaaaaagatataacagaagatacataaaatgaattcttgtttcagtttttagtttttgtttactaagatttgacattttaaaatagatcatTCTATTACTTACAGCCTGTTCTACTAATTTTCCTGAGGCTAATTCTTCTTGGAGTTTCTGGGCTTTCAGTGTTCGTTTTGcctaacaaaaaaagaaacatttgagaTTTATTAACAacattcaaataaacatttaattattgTAGTGCATTTAAAATGACTAAGTTtggggcagctgggtggctcagttgtttagagcacgagctctgaacagggttgccagttcgattcccacatgggccagtgagctgcgccctccacaacccaCGACTAGACTTTGATCGAagacaattagattgaagacaacgagctgctgctgagcttccggaggggtggccggatggctcggttggttagagcgcgtgctctcaacaacaaggttgccggttcaattcccgcatgggatggtgggctgcacgccctgcaactaaagattaaagaCTGAAAACCGCAAccggacttggaactgagctgcaccctccacaactagactgaaggacaatgacttggagctgatgggccctggagaaacacactgttccccaatattccccaataaaaaattaggaaaaaaaaaagactaaatttgttttcagaaaaggTCACTGGACAAGGTCATCTCTTTGCGGTTTCTTGTAGCTCTAGACCTATGGCTGTCTAAAAAACAAGGAGTTACAAACTCTTGTTTGAACCAGGCATTAATGGAAAATGAGTCAGACAGCACTGGTGAAAAACTGTAGAGAGCAAGCCCTGTGCAAAAGGGGCCGTTGCCACCTGACTCCAGATGACTGACGCTTGCCAGGCAGGCCCAGGATTACAATATATTTCACTgtttaagaaaagatgaaattcagATTAAGTGGAatccaatgatttttaaatgttaacttccctttaggaaaaaaaaaagggcagtgTGACTGCGGTTTTTAAGGAATGGAGTGAGCAGGTAAAATTGTAACAGAAAAAAGTTGAGGCAGAATTAAGacaccattctttttttctgaaacaagTTATCCTCGTCCCCTGCTACCACCCTAACATGCTCTGAGACGACTGTCAAATAGGCTCATGGGCAGGATCCAGTCTGGGAATCAAGTTTATAACCTCAGAAAGCCAGGGGTTTGGACACTAACCTGTTCTCATGCTTCTAGTAATTTTTGCAACCTAAATCAAAGAGTGAAGGACAATACaagaatcaatttaaaaaaatgctgccaAATAGGGCTAGCACACTGGTTATTTTCACTATTCAATTAGGATTACTACTGCTACTACAATAAAAATGCCCAGTTTTAAACTGCTTGAAGACTCAGAAAATAGAGTTACCACATTAGACATAGAGCAAAATATCCATTCTTTAAGGATAGTAGGAAGGCAGGGAATTTTGCTCACCAGATCAACTTTGGCATATTCTTCTACGATTTTCATGTGTTCTTCTGGATTGTAGCCATTCCACCGGTCCCTCTTCCCATCATAGTCAAAGGTCAGCTGAGGCTGGACATGTTCGTCTGGAGCTATATTAGTTCCTGTAAATTTTGCTCCAACTCGTCTGGGTCTCtggaaaacacattaaaaattttcCTAAGTATCTGTAACCCAGAGGAAAATTTCATATAATCTTTACAGAGCAGGTGTGGACATACCATAGGACTTTATGGTCTATTCAATAAAATTATCAGTTCGTCTTCCAGCAGAAAAATTTGGTGATGTTGAACTAATTTcactcaaattaattttaatttaacttgtACCTAAGTAcagataattttagaaaaatagggTTAAGTTTTCTGAcaagaaatgaagacagaaagacTCTCCGACAACAGTTTCCAAAATTCTCAAAGGTGAATTTACCTCAAAGCAGTCTTTCTTTTTGTGTGTCATGGCCCCACAATTTTCACATGCTCCTTTGCGGTACTTAGTAGTTATGGAATTCTATAaatggatataaagaaaaataaggaaaatattttatttacctggCTCTCATTATTATATTGTCTAGTGAAATGATTTATTCATTAAGAGGATAACCAGTTAGTCTCTACAGTTTTATAATGAGAAAGTTTAAGGACTTcggcaaaataaaacatataaaagaaaatgcagaagcTAATGTAATACGCATTGTGAATTTTAATACCAGATAAAAGGCTAtgtaatgtttctatttcatATAGTATTGTATTAAAGGTTCTTacattaaattcttaaaataaaatctccatTTCCACACGGATGTATATACAGGTTGCTTACATACCTCTTTGACACCCCTCTTGTACCATTCTCCCGAGGAGCTgaattgcctttgtttttctgGTTGTGGTCTCTGGTGCTTTAAAGTAGGTCTTTTTGACGGATCAATATACCATGGCACTGAAGAAATATACTGAGGGATATGAGGGTTGATGTCTCTGTAATAAAgcagaaaagatttttaaagaataaagttttaaaataaatgatattataattACTAAAGGTAGTCTATACAGAATCTAATAGAGATACTGCAGTGCGGTAGGGGGGAGAGGATATGCTTGGTATCtctataataagaaaaattaaagatatttagaGTTAAAAATTTCCAACAAATTAAGAATAGTGATATAactgaaggaggaagagagataaaaaaatacagggaTGTATATTAGTGAGCTAAATCTTGTATCAGAGCAAGAGATAAACTGATAATGTCTTGGAGTTGATTAAAATAATGGTTTAGGTATATTATGTAGAGATGTGGAGGTATCAGCcagaaaaaactcaaaaatagAAAGATTTAAAAGCAGTCACTTTGTAGAGCCGGACAGGGAGTGGGAAGGGTTGAAAAGGTTTATAGCTGTTCATTGTAAGTTCTTTAGCATGATTTGATTAATAAACCTTACAAATATGAGTTTGataaaatgagtaataaaaaaaacacacatgatATAAGTGGTAGCTTCCTGTCAAAGGATGAGGAATTGAAAAACCAAGTAGACATGAATTTGAATTCTGAATGAACAGATCATGCAAAAAATTACTTACTTTCCTTCTTCATCAACTTCTGCAGGAGCATTACCCAGTTTTCGCTGTTCTTCTagctccttcttctttctccagtCCTCTCTGGTCATCTTCTTTGGTTCCTCCAAACTCAATTCTTTGGACCCCGACAGGGGGGCAGTATTAACTGCATCTACAGCTGCAGCCGACATGGTTATCTGGCCTCCTCTATGAAAAGGAAGGAATCTGTATTAATATAAACTAGGCCTTCATGAGTTCATCAATGAAACTGTCAAAAGTACATTCTAATAACACACATGGTGGGTTATAAATGTTTCCTATGTTCTTATTCTTTCATAGTATTTGTAAGGGAAggttctctgttctctttctgctAAACAAGTCTCTACTGTCGTAGTTACTCCCTCAACTCTAATTTACAAATGGAGAGACAAACacacatgtatttaaaatttcataagaTTTTCTCTCATACACATTCCTGAATTCCTCTCTTACTATGTATGGGTCAAACTGTTCTACCACACTAACCCTTAATGGGTCAACAGAGTCTGATCTCTGTTCCCCTTAAAGAATGAATGCCTTAAGAGTTATTTATAGTTgttgcctctatttcctcatcttctgcttccctccccacTCTAATTTAGTTTTCACCCCTTACCACTCTGAAGAGTTAGTTGCCACTAAGTTATCAGTGATCAATATGCTACATACATTGGACATTTTTTCAGTTCTGTTCTCTGTCTTTGATATATTCTTATCTTTTGGCTTATGGGACACTATACTGCTCTAGATTTTCTTGTACCCCTTTCACTACTCCTCCTGCCTCCTTTGCAGATTTATCCATTTTTGCCTAGTTATTTAATTTTGGATTCTGCAAGGCTCAGTCTTAGAGCATCTTTCATCACTCCACTAGTAGACAAACTCATCTATTTCTAAGGCTTCAGTAGCCACAATATACTGCCATTGGCTCTCCAATTTATTTCTCTACTCCAGACCTTTTATCTGAGCTTCAGATACACATATTTCAATTGCTTTATTTCACAGCATCTTCACTTACAGGTCTCAGACACACCTAAACTCAACAAATCTTAATTCAAACTCACCATCTTCTCTATGAAATCTAGTCTCCTTCCACAGTTTCCTTTTAATGAATATCACCATCCATCCCTTTCCTTAAGTGTTCCAGTTAATGCCCATTTCATCATTAAGAATTGTCATTTTCACTTTCTGAGTATCATTCAAATTCATATACTTCTCTATGTTCTCAATCTTACCACCTTATTGTTATTACTTTTTCCTACTTACTAAATCTGATGCCAGCCCTAGacgtcattttaaaaattccagtagCCATATTAAGACAATAGAAAGAAACAGGTAAGGTTACTTTtgcagtattttatttaacccagtatgtCCAACATGTTACTTtgccacaagaaaaaaataaactaagtcTTTAAAATCTCATATGGATGTTACACTTACTTAGACGAGCCACATTTCAACTGCTTAAGAGCCACAAGCAGCTAACAGCCATCATACTTGGCAGTGCTGCGCCACTGGCATCTTATAGATTTTACTCTAAAAACCACCGAAGACACAGTCCTTG
Proteins encoded in this window:
- the SLU7 gene encoding pre-mRNA-splicing factor SLU7 encodes the protein MSAAAVDAVNTAPLSGSKELSLEEPKKMTREDWRKKKELEEQRKLGNAPAEVDEEGKDINPHIPQYISSVPWYIDPSKRPTLKHQRPQPEKQRQFSSSGEWYKRGVKENSITTKYRKGACENCGAMTHKKKDCFERPRRVGAKFTGTNIAPDEHVQPQLTFDYDGKRDRWNGYNPEEHMKIVEEYAKVDLAKRTLKAQKLQEELASGKLVEQANSPKHQWGEEEPNSQMEKDHNSEDEDEDKYADDIDMPGQNFDSKRRITVRNLRIREDIAKYLRNLDPNSAYYDPKTRAMRENPYANAGKNPDEVSYAGDNFVRYTGDTISMAQTQLFAWEAYDKGSEVHLQADPTKLELLYKSFKVKKEDFKEQQKESILEKYGGQEHLDAPPAELLLAQTEDYVEYSRHGTVIKGQERAVACSKYEEDVKIHNHTHIWGSYWKEGRWGYKCCHSFIKYSYCTGEAGKEIVNSEECTVNEITGEESVKKPQTLMEIHQEKLKEDKKKKKKKKKKHRKSSSESDDEEKKHEKLKKALNAEEARLLHVKELLQIDERKRPYNSIYETREPTEEEMEAYRMKRQRPDDPMASFLGQ